The window ATCTGAACGTGCAGATGGAGTGCTGTGGCTGGAGCGGCCGTGACGACTGGAGCGGTAACATGGTGATCTTCAACAGCTCCCAGATGCTGTTTCCCTGCTCCTGCCAGAACATCTCGCTCGCCACCGGAAACTTCTCCGACAGCGGCTTCTGTGAGGCTCAGACGCCCGACTGGCCCGTCTACGACGTGGTacgctctcttttttttaatgttgtcttACCTGTTTCCCGTCACCTGGCTGAGCTCCtcgtttatttatgtatttattcattcgTTCGTTCATTGTGAGGGTGAATCTGTTTCAGGGCTGCGCCGACAGCGTGGAGAGCTGGCTGCTCACCAACATCGGGGTCGTGCTCGGGATCTGCCTCGGAGTGGCTCTGATCGAGGTACCTGCTCCCAAAAACACGATGTCTCGGTCTGTTTTTAGCCTCATCACCAAAAATGTAGATTCACTGTGGAGACAAATGTCCAGTTTTA of the Plectropomus leopardus isolate mb unplaced genomic scaffold, YSFRI_Pleo_2.0 unplaced_scaffold3326, whole genome shotgun sequence genome contains:
- the LOC121938785 gene encoding CD82 antigen-like; protein product: MECCGWSGRDDWSGNMVIFNSSQMLFPCSCQNISLATGNFSDSGFCEAQTPDWPVYDVGCADSVESWLLTNIGVVLGICLGVALIEVPAPKNTMSR